A part of Miscanthus floridulus cultivar M001 chromosome 6, ASM1932011v1, whole genome shotgun sequence genomic DNA contains:
- the LOC136459833 gene encoding rapid alkalinization factor-like, which produces MAHVDRPMSRAVLAVAVATVALLLVAAGAPRVAGQTTTTTTVVDPDSWADHGAACAGTVEECVDGGGGGMARRELGYGGYISYDAMSRGRVPCSYRGASYYNCRPGAPANPYSRGCSAITRCRG; this is translated from the coding sequence ATGGCGCACGTCGACCGGCCAATGAGCCGCGCCGTGCTCGCGGTCGCCGTCGCCACCGTGGCGCTCCTCCTTGTCGCCGCGGGCGCCCCGCGGGTGGCCGgccagacgacgacgacgacgacggtggtggATCCGGACAGCTGGGCCGATCACGGCGCGGCGTGCGCGGGCACGGTGGAGGAGTGCgtcgacggcggtggcggtggcatggccaggagggagctgggTTACGGTGGGTACATCAGCTACGACGCCATGAGCCGCGGGCGCGTGCCGTGCTCGTACCGCGGCGCGTCCTACTACAACTGCCGGCCGGGCGCGCCGGCTAACCCTTACTCCcggggctgctccgccatcacccgCTGCAGAGGCTAG